One genomic window of Camelina sativa cultivar DH55 chromosome 5, Cs, whole genome shotgun sequence includes the following:
- the LOC104787607 gene encoding uncharacterized protein LOC104787607 — translation MGEQQISATVPRDRTDEQAILALKKGAQLLKCRRRGNPKFCPFKLSMDEKYLIWYSGQEERQLRLSSVITIVRGQITPNFQKQAQSDRKEQSFSLIYANGEHTLDLICKDKAQADSWFKGLRAVITKHHNVRTSANLRTSRGAQSCINSPAGFIRRKQNLGLLEETPDFTQIRSLCGSPSTLLEERCLSNGLSCSSDSFAASDAIDPVSSYYETDYDTRNSDFESTGSELCKNSSQRFVASPPPSIITQPVTRSNVLKDIMIWGSITGLIHGSKNQNDALSPKLLESAKMFDVQSISLGAKHAALVTRQGEVFCWGNGNSGKLGLKVNIDTDHPKRVESLEDVAVRSVSCSDHQTCAVTESGEMYLWGIDGGTIEQSGSQFLTRKVSDVLGGSQSVYSVACGAWHTAIVTSSGQLFTYGSGTFGVLGHGSLESVTKPKEVESLKRMKVLSVSCGPWHTAAVVETASDRKFYNAKSCGKLFTWGDGDKGRLGHTDSKRKLTPTCVTELIDHDFTKVSCGWTLTVALSISGSVYTMGSSIHGQLGCPRAKDKSINVVLGNLTRQFVKDIASGSHHVAVLTSFGNVYTWGKGTNGQLGLGDVRDRNSPVLVEPLGDRLVESIACGLNLTAAICLHKEISLTDQTACSSCKSAFGFTRKKHNCYNCGLLFCNACSSKKAVNASLAPNKSKLSRVCDSCFDHLWSITEFSRNVKTENHTPRMQLVTTRRVSEDWTEKETENEMQNLPQGEQPRWGQVSVPSLFYFDKVSTSPMNLSVSSRRPSSTKISTSSESNKILIEEIERLKAEIRNLQRQCELGNEKMEECQQELEKTWEVAKEEAEKSKAAKEIIKALASKLQANKEKPSNPPKTGIACNPSQVSPIFDDSMSIPYLTPITTSRSQPENRQLVEKCVTKSSNRDSNIKLLVDASPAITRTGHHQNGTQDSTAEQVEQYEPGVYITFTALPCGRKTLKRVRFSRKRFSEKEAQRWWEEKQDLVYNKYDAETS, via the exons ATGGGCGAACAGCAAATCTCAGCTACAGTTCCTCGTGATAGAACTGATGAACag GCAATCTTGGCTTTGAAGAAAGGTGCACAGCTTCTGAAATGTAGGAGAAGAGGAAACCCGAAGTTCTGTCCTTTTAAACTCTCAATG GATGAGAAGTACTTGATTTGGTACTCAGGACAAGAGGAGAGACAATTGAGATTGAGTTCGGTTATAACAATTGTCCGAGGACAAATTACG CCAAACTTTCAGAAACAAGCTCAATCGGATCGAAAGGAACAGTCTTTTTCACTCATTTATGCTAATGGAGAACACACTCTTGATCTT ATATGTAAAGATAAAGCACAAGCAGACTCTTGGTTTAAAGGCCTTAGAGCTGTGATAACAAAGCACCATAACGTTAGGACCTCAGCGAATCTTCGGACTAGTAGGGGAGCTCAAAGTTGTATTAATAGCCCTGCGGGTTTTATCCGTAGGAAACAGAATCTTGGACTTCTTGAAGAGACCCCTGACTTCACTCAG ATACGTAGTTTATGTGGAAGTCCATCTACGTTACTTGAAGAGCGGTGTTTATCGAATGGGTTGTCATGTTCTTCCGACAGTTTTGCTGCATCTGATGCCATTGATCCTGTTTCATCTTACTATGAAACAGATTATGACACCAGGAACTCGGATTTTGAATCTACTGGTTCAGAACTTTGCAAGAACTCATCACAGAGATTTgttgcttctcctcctccttctatCATAACACAGCCGGTTACAAGATCCAATGTCCTCAAGGACATAATGATATGGGGATCTATAACGGGTCTTATTCATGGATCGAAGAATCAGAACGATGCGCTATCTCCTAAGCTTTTAGAATCTGCTAAAATGTTTGATGTACAGAGTATATCTCTAGGTGCAAAACATGCTGCGCTGGTTACAAGACAAGGTGAAGTGTTTTGTTGGGGCAATGGAAACAGTGGTAAGCTCGGACTTAAAGTTAACATCGACACCGACCATCCGAAACGCGTTGAGTCACTCGAGGATGTTGCTGTTAGATCAGTTTCTTGTAGTGATCATCAAACATGTGCTGTTACGGAGTCAGGAGAGATGTATCTATGGGGAATCGATGGTGGAACCATTGAACAATCAGGAAGCCAGTTCTTGACTAGAAAAGTCTCCGACGTTTTAGGCGGATCTCAGAGTGTTTATAGTGTCGCTTGTGGCGCGTGGCACACGGCGATTGTGACTAGTTCTGGTCAGCTTTTCACTTACGGTAGTGGAACTTTTGGAGTTCTTGGACATGGGAGTCTTGAGAGTGTTACAAAACCAAAGGAAGTGGAGTCTTTGAAACGTATGAAGGTACTATCCGTTTCTTGCGGACCGTGGCACACTGCTGCGGTAGTTGAAACCGCATCCGACCGGAAGTTTTACAATGCTAAGAGTTGTGGAAAGCTGTTTACTTGGGGAGATGGAGATAAAGGACGGCTAGGACATACTGATAGCAAGAGAAAACTCACTCCAACTTGTGTTACCGAGCTCATTGATCATGATTTTACAAAAGTCTCTTGTGGATGGACTTTAACAGTTGCACTCAGCATTTCAGGATCGGTTTATACAATGGGTAGCTCCATCCATGGGCAGTTGGGATGTCCAAGAGCAAAGGACAAGTCGATAAATGTTGTTTTGGGCAATCTAACACGACAGTTTGTTAAGGATATTGCTTCGGGTTCACATCACGTAGCTGTGCTAACTTCGTTTGGGAATGTTTATACTTGGGGAAAAGGCACGAATGGACAACTTGGGTTAGGTGACGTTAGAGATAGAAACTCGCCGGTTCTTGTTGAGCCTTTAGGTGATAGGTTGGTAGAGAGTATAGCTTGTGGGTTGAACTTGACGGCTGCGATATGTTTGCACAAAGAGATCTCTTTGACTGATCAAACAGCTTGCAGTTCTTGCAAATCAGCTTTTGGGTTCACTAGGAAAAAACATAACTGTTACAACTGTGGTCTCTTGTTCTGCAACGCTTGTAGTAGCAAGAAAGCTGTAAATGCTTCCTTGGCACCAAACAAAAGCAAGCTTTCTAGGGTTTGTGATTCTTGCTTCGATCATCTATGGAGTATAACGGAGTTTTCAAGAAATGTCAAGACGGAGAATCATACTCCAAGGATGCAGCTGGTTACTACACGAAGGGTATCTGAGGATTGGactgaaaaagaaacagagaatgaGATGCAGAATCTTCCACAAGGTGAACAGCCTCGATGGGGACAAGTCTCTGttccttctctgttttatttcgATAAAGTTTCGACAAGTCCTATGAATCTGTCAGTGTCATCGAGGCGACCATCTTCTACAAAGATATCAACCTCGTCTGAGTCAAATAAGATCTTAATCGAAGAAATCGAAAGGCTAAAAGCCGAG ATAAGAAATCTCCAAAGACAGTGTGAACTTGGCAATGAGAAGATGGAAGAATGCCAACAAGAACTCGAGAAGACATGGGAAGTTGCCAAAGAAGAAGCCGAGAAGTCGAAAGCTGCTAAAGAGATAATAAAAGCCTTGGCGTCTAAG CTTCAAGCGAATAAGGAGAAACCGAGTAATCCTCCTAAAACCGGCATTGCGTGCAATCCTTCTCAAGTCTCACCAATCTTTGATGACTCAATGTCCATTCCATATCTCACACCAATCACTACATCTCGTTCCCAACCTGAAAACAGACAACTAGTCGAGAAATGTGTCACGAAATCCTCGAACCGTGACAGTAACATTAAGCTATTAGTAGATGCTTCGCCTGCCATCACAAGAACAGGGCATCACCAAAATGGAACACAAGATTCGACAGCAGAACAAGTGGAGCAATACGAGCCTGGTGTATATATAACTTTCACGGCTTTGCCTTGCGGTCGGAAGACGCTTAAACGCGTACGGTTCAG TCGAAAGAGGTTTTCAGAGAAGGAAGCACAAAGATGGTGGGAGGAGAAGCAGGATCTGGTCTATAACAAATATGATGCTGAAACATCATGA